From Haliaeetus albicilla chromosome 31, bHalAlb1.1, whole genome shotgun sequence, one genomic window encodes:
- the LOC138683180 gene encoding olfactory receptor 14A16-like — protein sequence MSNGSSITQFLLLAFADMRELQLLHFWLFLGIYLAALLGNGLVITAIACDHHLHTPMYFFLLNLALLDLGSISSTVPKAMANSLWNTRAISYPGCAAQVFLLVFLISAECSLLTVMAYDRYVAICKPLHYGTLLGSRACVHTAAAAWGSGFLHAVLHTVNTFSLPLCQGNAVDQFFCEIPQILKLACSDAYLREVGVLVVGVCLAVGCFVFIVLSYGQIFRAVLRIPSEQGRHKAFSTCLPHLTVVSLFVSTATIAYLKPPSISSPSLDLVVAVLYSVVPPALNPLIYSMRNHEIKDALRKLMTGCFLEGINYLLSSA from the coding sequence atgtccaacggcagctccatcacccagttccttctcctggcatttgcagacatgcgggagctgcagctcttgcacttctggctcttcctgggcatctacctggctgccctcctgggaaaTGGCCTTGTCATCACCGCCATAGCCTGcgaccaccacctccacacccccatgtacttcttcctcctcaacctcgCCCTTCTTGACCTTGGCTCCATCTCCAgcactgtccccaaagccatggcAAATTCCCTTTGGAATACCAGGGCCATCTCCTACCCAggatgtgctgcacaggtctttctgttagtctttttgatctcagcagagtgttctcttctcactgtcatggcctatgaccgctacgttgccatctgcaaacccctgcactacgggaccctcctgggcagcagagcttgtgtccacacggcagcagctgcctggggcagtgggttcctccatgctgtgctgcacactgtcaatacattttcattacccctctgccaaggcaatgctgtggaccagttcttctgtgaaatcccccagatcctcaaaCTTGCCTGCTCAGAtgcctacctcagggaagttggggTACTTGTAGTTGGTGTATGTTTagctgttggttgttttgttttcattgtgctgtcctatgggcagatcttcagggctgtgctgaggatcccctctgagcagggacggcacaaagccttttccacgtgCCTCCCGCACCTGACCGTGGTCTCCCTGTTTGTAAGCACTGCCACAattgcctacctgaagcccccctccatctcctccccatccctggacctggtggtggcagttctgtactcggtggtgcctccagcactgaaccccctcatctacagcatgagaaacCATGAGATCAAGGATGCCCTGAGAAAACTAATGACTGGATGCTTTTTAGAAGGAATAAACTACCTCTTGTCTTCTGCATAG